A window of Lacibacter sediminis contains these coding sequences:
- a CDS encoding MaoC family dehydratase, giving the protein MFIQKYFEEFKLNDVRQTKGRTITETDIVIHAGQSGDFFPHHMDEEWCKSQPFKKRIAHGTLIFTVAIGLTADFVNEVSMTYGYERLRFIKPVFINDTIKVTVTIKDLKDHKKPEYGLVTELVECFNQQNELVMLCEHILMVKKANS; this is encoded by the coding sequence ATGTTTATACAGAAGTATTTCGAGGAATTTAAACTCAACGATGTTCGCCAAACGAAGGGCAGAACTATTACCGAAACGGATATTGTGATCCATGCCGGACAATCAGGCGATTTTTTCCCCCATCATATGGACGAAGAATGGTGCAAGAGCCAGCCGTTTAAGAAACGCATTGCACATGGTACGCTCATCTTCACCGTGGCCATTGGTCTCACCGCAGATTTTGTGAACGAAGTAAGCATGACCTATGGTTATGAGCGCCTCCGTTTTATCAAACCGGTATTTATAAACGATACGATTAAAGTAACAGTAACCATTAAAGATTTGAAAGATCATAAGAAACCTGAATACGGTTTAGTCACTGAATTGGTGGAATGTTTCAATCAGCAAAACGAATTGGTGATGCTGTGCGAACATATTCTCATGGTTAAAAAAGCAAACAGTTAA
- a CDS encoding glycoside hydrolase family 43 protein, giving the protein MMKMKFSALVVVMFVMNYNVCAQKKIPVTSDSVPFNPIIRDKFTADPAALVHNDTVYLYTGRDEAPKGQARYVMNEWLCYSSTDMLNWREHPSPLNVKDFSWAKADAWASQVIHRNGKFYWYVAVEHKTIGGKAIGIAVSDKPTGPFTDALGKAIVTNDMTKATGISWDDIDPSVIIDNDGQAYLFWGNTKCYYAKLKENMIELDGPIQVVEGLEKFTEAPWIHKRKDWYYLSYAYQFPEKIAYAMSKNINGPWQYKGILNEVAGNSNTNHQAIIEFKGKWYFIYHNGVLADHGGFHRSVCIDRLYYNKDGTMKRIVMTSEGLLKK; this is encoded by the coding sequence ATGATGAAGATGAAATTTAGTGCATTAGTAGTGGTCATGTTTGTAATGAACTACAATGTTTGTGCGCAGAAGAAGATTCCGGTGACGAGTGATTCAGTTCCGTTCAATCCAATTATTCGTGACAAGTTTACGGCCGATCCTGCGGCATTGGTGCATAATGATACGGTTTATCTGTACACAGGTCGGGATGAAGCTCCAAAAGGACAGGCACGTTATGTCATGAACGAATGGCTTTGTTATTCTTCCACTGATATGCTCAACTGGAGAGAGCATCCTTCTCCATTGAATGTAAAAGATTTCTCCTGGGCTAAAGCTGATGCCTGGGCATCGCAGGTAATTCATCGCAACGGAAAATTTTATTGGTATGTAGCAGTTGAACATAAAACCATCGGCGGTAAAGCCATTGGTATTGCAGTATCAGATAAACCAACCGGCCCGTTTACAGATGCATTGGGCAAAGCAATTGTAACAAACGATATGACCAAAGCAACCGGTATATCGTGGGATGATATTGATCCATCAGTGATCATTGATAATGATGGGCAAGCGTACTTATTCTGGGGCAACACCAAATGTTATTATGCCAAACTAAAAGAAAATATGATCGAGTTGGATGGGCCGATCCAGGTTGTAGAAGGATTAGAGAAATTTACAGAAGCACCATGGATACACAAACGTAAGGATTGGTATTATCTTTCATATGCTTACCAGTTTCCGGAGAAGATTGCTTATGCCATGAGTAAAAATATTAACGGTCCCTGGCAATACAAAGGCATTTTAAATGAAGTGGCAGGTAACAGTAACACCAATCATCAGGCAATAATTGAATTTAAAGGCAAATGGTATTTTATTTATCACAATGGTGTGTTGGCCGATCATGGTGGTTTTCACCGTTCGGTTTGTATTGATCGTTTGTATTACAACAAAGACGGAACGATGAAACGGATTGTTATGACGAGTGAAGGGTTGTTGAAAAAATAA
- a CDS encoding DUF4998 domain-containing protein has product MKKNTSKLSLIIMLMFVLAACSKWDDYKKYTEAGETIYSGKIDSVKTYPGNQRIKITGLLPADPKIAKAKISWNDGKDSIIYAITKGPGIDTFSKIVPVPEGIYNFTIQTFDAVGNSSMKVNASGTAYGPKYESGLTNRAVNRAELMTTGKAELAWDNLDAASGALGTWVRYTKVGDVVDSVFVPLTQSLTSLDNFKPGTSVRLRTLYLPKPNCIDTFSSALQTVGVMYDVTAQYILNAGINFANSDGGTGRWQTPAQWITTPDVRNGGGDVGGLDNGGWLPSKALSLEAWWGMPEIPNGKIYQSFTLPAGKYTLVMTAGDCSDGGTKYITVAAGTVLPDINNVQTSSIVFKNITKWADNKLNFTLANATQVAMGLQAGMKAEGNFMKVFKVRLYLTP; this is encoded by the coding sequence ATGAAAAAAAATACGAGTAAACTTTCGTTGATCATCATGCTGATGTTTGTATTGGCAGCCTGCTCTAAGTGGGATGATTACAAAAAATATACCGAGGCAGGTGAAACGATCTATAGTGGGAAAATAGATTCAGTAAAAACTTATCCCGGCAATCAACGTATAAAAATTACTGGCTTGTTGCCTGCTGATCCAAAGATCGCAAAAGCTAAGATCAGCTGGAATGATGGCAAAGATTCCATTATCTATGCAATTACAAAAGGACCGGGCATTGATACCTTTAGTAAAATTGTACCTGTGCCTGAAGGCATTTACAATTTCACCATTCAAACATTTGATGCTGTTGGAAACAGTTCAATGAAAGTAAATGCATCCGGTACTGCTTACGGACCTAAGTATGAAAGTGGTTTGACCAACAGAGCCGTAAACCGTGCAGAGTTAATGACAACCGGAAAAGCTGAATTGGCGTGGGATAATTTGGATGCAGCTTCAGGTGCATTGGGTACATGGGTTCGTTACACAAAAGTGGGTGATGTTGTTGATTCGGTTTTTGTTCCGCTTACGCAAAGCCTTACTTCGCTGGATAATTTCAAACCCGGAACATCTGTAAGACTTCGTACACTATATCTGCCGAAGCCAAATTGCATTGATACATTCAGCAGTGCTTTGCAAACTGTTGGTGTAATGTATGATGTTACGGCACAGTATATTTTAAATGCAGGTATCAACTTTGCCAATTCCGATGGCGGAACAGGCAGATGGCAAACACCTGCACAATGGATCACTACTCCTGATGTAAGAAATGGCGGTGGCGATGTTGGTGGTTTAGACAATGGAGGTTGGTTGCCATCGAAAGCGCTTTCTCTTGAAGCATGGTGGGGCATGCCGGAAATACCAAACGGTAAAATATATCAAAGCTTTACGTTGCCTGCCGGTAAATACACATTGGTAATGACAGCAGGCGATTGCTCCGATGGTGGTACAAAATACATCACGGTTGCAGCAGGCACTGTATTACCCGATATAAATAATGTGCAAACCAGTTCAATTGTGTTCAAGAACATTACTAAGTGGGCTGATAACAAACTCAACTTCACCCTTGCAAATGCTACGCAGGTAGCAATGGGTTTACAAGCTGGTATGAAAGCGGAAGGAAACTTTATGAAAGTGTTTAAGGTACGTTTATACCTTACGCCATAA
- a CDS encoding glycoside hydrolase codes for MNKKLVGFVFFAAVQFCFEATAQSIICTIDLKRKAQTIENIGASGAWYSEVVGKNWSAEKKERMAELLFSKSFDSSGNPLGIGLSAWRFNIGGGTFEQGDSSGIRNQLRRVESFLSPDGSYDWNKQQGYVWFTKKAAEYGVKDLIAFSNTAPVQFNKNGLGFKTSKDFVTNLRDDKYSDYAGFLATVLRHFDEEGIHFNYISPVNEPQWDWSAKFGNMNQEGSPWHDKDIYKIAVTLDSALAAHQLKTKILVTEAGDLTYLYGRNNYASKQLQQFYAKDSKFYLGHLQHLHKAIEGHSYFTDMGDSMIINVRKRLNDTASKYNVPFWQSEYSMLGDGYKEGSKERRSTMDCALFLAKIIHHDFTVANATAWHFWNAWEPGRADMETRYNLIALRNVADPSKADYTVTKNLWALGHYSRFVQPGMQRIITERNDGLSLEEQAQGVMLSAFADEKKITVVIINYTSSATTIGLKIPGIKKIKQLKRYTTSAEKGEDMKASLIESINKVDLLPRSLTTLVIDL; via the coding sequence ATGAATAAAAAGCTAGTTGGTTTTGTGTTTTTTGCTGCAGTGCAGTTTTGTTTTGAGGCAACTGCACAATCAATAATATGTACCATCGATCTGAAACGAAAAGCACAAACCATTGAAAATATTGGTGCTTCCGGTGCATGGTATTCTGAAGTCGTTGGAAAAAATTGGTCTGCAGAAAAGAAAGAGCGAATGGCGGAGTTGCTCTTCAGCAAATCGTTTGATTCATCAGGTAATCCGTTAGGCATAGGGCTTTCAGCGTGGCGTTTCAATATTGGTGGCGGAACATTTGAACAGGGCGACAGCAGCGGAATCCGTAATCAACTTCGCAGAGTCGAATCTTTTCTTTCGCCTGATGGCAGTTACGATTGGAATAAACAGCAGGGTTATGTGTGGTTCACCAAAAAAGCAGCAGAGTATGGTGTGAAAGATCTCATTGCTTTTTCTAATACAGCACCGGTTCAATTCAATAAAAACGGATTAGGATTTAAAACATCGAAAGATTTTGTTACCAACTTAAGAGATGATAAGTACAGCGACTATGCCGGTTTCTTAGCAACAGTACTCAGGCATTTTGATGAAGAAGGAATTCATTTTAATTATATCAGTCCTGTCAATGAACCACAGTGGGATTGGTCGGCGAAATTTGGCAATATGAACCAGGAAGGTTCGCCCTGGCATGACAAAGACATTTATAAAATTGCAGTAACACTCGACAGTGCATTAGCCGCACATCAACTCAAAACAAAAATACTTGTTACAGAAGCCGGGGATCTTACTTACTTATACGGCCGTAATAATTATGCATCGAAACAGCTTCAACAGTTTTATGCAAAAGACAGTAAGTTTTACCTCGGTCATCTGCAGCATCTGCACAAAGCAATAGAAGGACATAGCTATTTTACCGATATGGGCGATAGCATGATCATTAATGTGCGAAAGCGATTGAATGATACTGCATCTAAATACAATGTTCCGTTCTGGCAATCGGAGTACAGTATGCTGGGCGATGGTTACAAAGAAGGATCGAAGGAACGTAGATCAACCATGGATTGTGCATTGTTCCTCGCAAAGATCATTCATCACGATTTTACGGTAGCCAATGCAACTGCCTGGCATTTCTGGAATGCATGGGAACCCGGCCGTGCGGATATGGAAACACGTTACAATTTGATTGCACTGCGAAATGTTGCTGATCCAAGCAAAGCAGATTATACTGTTACAAAAAATTTGTGGGCACTTGGGCATTACAGTCGGTTTGTTCAGCCTGGTATGCAGCGTATCATCACAGAACGAAATGATGGATTGAGTTTGGAGGAGCAGGCGCAAGGTGTGATGCTTTCTGCATTTGCAGACGAAAAAAAAATAACTGTGGTGATCATCAACTATACTTCTTCAGCAACAACAATTGGGTTAAAAATTCCCGGCATAAAAAAAATAAAACAACTGAAACGATATACTACATCTGCTGAAAAGGGCGAGGACATGAAAGCTTCTTTAATCGAATCAATCAATAAAGTTGATTTGCTTCCCCGCTCACTGACAACACTGGTCATTGATCTTTAG
- a CDS encoding SusC/RagA family TonB-linked outer membrane protein yields MKELVTIKAGKRAIALLGLLLCLSVTLFAQDNDITVKGNIKSDSAVLQGVTVQLKTDTKRATQTDEKGNFSIRVPAKGTLVISSVGFETQEIAVNGRSIIDVVLKNASGSLGDVVVIGFGGTRKKESMVSSITTVDVKTLKGPTGNLTNAIAGRIPGVISFQRSGEPGLGTDNSAFYIRGLSTFGTGKQDPLILIDGVESSPTDLARLQPDDISDFSVLKDAAAASVYGARGANGVVLVNTRTGKEGVARFSFRAENRVSSNTKNFNMADNITYMQLANEAALTRSPLAVQPYSQNKIEHTKAGDDPYLYPNNNWIDQLIKKYTVNQSYNLNVSGGTNRTRYYVAGTYNQDNGLLKLDPINNFNSNIKLKNYSIRSNVNLNLSANTELIIRMYGQFDDYNGPIGGGSATFNNALWSNQVMFPAVYPQSKLPYITHPLFGSARTVDANGLTSTLYVNPYAQMVRGYSVYKTSNLQPQVELKQDLGFVTPGLSFRTMGYLRRYSFYSVDRSYNPFYYSAIVDPTTQDYNLTVLNDGSATSIGTVGTEYLGYAEGNKVVDSRFWLEGSVTYNRTFKKHTVGGNVIAVISNYETGNAGSVTASLPQRNQTLSGRFTYGFDNRYLAEFNFGYNGSERFAKNNRFGFFPSAGVAYRISNEKFFNPLKKVITDLKFRATYGLVGNDQIGNINDRFFYLSNVNLNDGGFGASFGRNDGAGTYGRPGVSISRYANEGITWEQSRSMNLGMDMKLFYDLTLTVDVYKQWRSQILQAKSTVESAAGFSAIPSSNYGKAETQGIDVALNYQRSLNKNMWINVRGTFTYATSKVKVTDEIVFPANIAYLSRANHSISQTWGLIAERLFIDQKEVANSPVQYGDIGLLAGDIKYKDVNGDGVINNDDMVPIGFPQQPEIIYGFGASFGYKRFDFSFYFQGAARSSFFINPWNIQPFYLNGGYQNNLLKVIADNHWSEDNQNPYAFWPRLSTWRVNSNNQTSTWWLRNGAFLRLKSVDMGYTLPDFKALKLKGTRVYFSATNLFILSGFKLWDVEMGGNGLNYPIQSVYSMGVQLNF; encoded by the coding sequence ATGAAAGAATTAGTAACCATTAAAGCCGGCAAAAGAGCCATCGCTTTATTAGGATTGTTGCTCTGCCTTTCTGTTACGCTCTTTGCGCAGGATAATGACATTACTGTAAAAGGTAATATAAAGTCAGATTCTGCGGTGCTGCAAGGTGTAACTGTTCAGTTAAAGACTGATACCAAGAGAGCTACACAAACAGATGAGAAAGGAAATTTCTCTATTCGTGTTCCTGCAAAAGGAACCCTTGTTATTTCAAGTGTTGGTTTTGAAACGCAGGAGATAGCAGTGAATGGCCGCAGTATAATTGATGTGGTGCTCAAAAATGCAAGCGGAAGTCTCGGTGATGTTGTCGTAATTGGGTTTGGTGGTACCAGGAAGAAAGAAAGTATGGTAAGCTCTATCACCACGGTTGATGTAAAAACATTAAAAGGGCCAACTGGTAACCTTACTAATGCCATTGCCGGCCGAATACCGGGTGTGATCTCTTTTCAACGAAGTGGTGAACCTGGTCTTGGTACTGATAACTCTGCATTTTATATCAGGGGGCTGTCAACATTTGGTACAGGTAAACAGGATCCGCTTATTTTAATTGATGGTGTTGAGTCGTCACCAACAGATCTTGCACGTTTGCAGCCCGATGATATCTCTGATTTCTCTGTATTAAAAGATGCGGCCGCAGCTTCAGTATACGGAGCACGTGGTGCAAACGGGGTAGTATTGGTGAACACACGCACAGGTAAAGAAGGTGTTGCAAGGTTTTCGTTTCGTGCTGAGAATCGTGTGTCGTCCAACACAAAGAATTTCAACATGGCTGATAATATTACATACATGCAGTTGGCAAACGAAGCAGCGCTTACACGTTCGCCACTTGCTGTTCAACCATATTCACAAAACAAAATTGAACATACAAAAGCCGGAGACGATCCTTATCTCTATCCCAACAATAACTGGATCGATCAGCTGATCAAAAAATATACGGTTAACCAGAGTTACAACCTCAACGTCAGCGGTGGAACCAACAGAACACGTTACTATGTTGCCGGTACTTATAATCAGGATAACGGCTTGTTGAAACTTGATCCTATTAATAATTTCAACAGTAACATTAAACTGAAGAATTATTCGATTCGTTCAAACGTTAACCTCAATCTTTCCGCAAATACAGAGTTGATCATTCGCATGTATGGCCAGTTTGATGATTATAACGGGCCAATTGGTGGAGGTTCTGCTACATTCAACAATGCGCTCTGGTCAAACCAGGTCATGTTTCCTGCTGTTTATCCGCAGTCGAAACTGCCTTACATCACGCACCCATTATTTGGCTCTGCAAGAACAGTTGATGCAAACGGATTGACTTCTACTTTATATGTAAATCCATATGCACAAATGGTGCGTGGCTATTCAGTTTATAAAACATCGAACCTTCAGCCGCAGGTTGAGTTGAAACAGGATCTTGGTTTTGTAACACCGGGATTGAGTTTTCGTACCATGGGTTATTTGAGAAGATATTCTTTTTATTCTGTTGACAGAAGTTATAATCCTTTCTATTATTCGGCGATTGTTGATCCAACAACACAAGACTATAATCTTACTGTGTTAAATGATGGTAGTGCAACTTCTATCGGAACTGTTGGTACAGAATACTTAGGCTATGCAGAAGGTAATAAAGTAGTCGACTCACGTTTTTGGTTGGAAGGATCTGTTACCTATAACCGTACATTCAAAAAACATACTGTTGGCGGTAATGTGATTGCAGTGATCTCGAATTATGAAACCGGTAATGCAGGAAGTGTTACTGCATCGTTGCCGCAACGTAACCAAACACTTTCAGGACGTTTTACTTATGGTTTTGATAACCGTTACCTTGCTGAGTTCAACTTTGGTTATAACGGTTCTGAACGTTTTGCAAAAAATAATCGTTTTGGTTTCTTCCCGTCAGCAGGTGTTGCTTACCGCATTTCAAACGAGAAGTTTTTTAACCCGCTGAAAAAGGTTATTACTGATCTTAAATTCCGTGCTACGTATGGGTTGGTGGGTAATGATCAGATCGGTAATATCAATGATCGTTTCTTCTACTTGTCAAATGTAAATCTGAATGATGGTGGCTTTGGTGCATCATTTGGTCGTAATGATGGTGCAGGAACTTATGGCCGTCCCGGTGTTTCTATTTCAAGATATGCAAACGAAGGTATCACATGGGAGCAATCACGTTCCATGAACCTTGGTATGGACATGAAGTTGTTTTATGATCTCACACTTACTGTTGATGTATACAAGCAATGGCGTTCACAGATATTACAAGCGAAGTCTACTGTTGAATCTGCTGCAGGGTTCTCTGCTATTCCTTCTTCTAACTATGGTAAAGCAGAAACACAGGGTATTGACGTTGCATTGAACTATCAACGTTCGTTGAATAAAAATATGTGGATCAATGTAAGGGGTACGTTCACTTATGCAACAAGCAAAGTAAAAGTAACTGATGAAATTGTTTTCCCTGCTAACATTGCTTACCTCTCAAGAGCAAACCATTCCATCAGTCAAACATGGGGATTAATTGCTGAGCGTTTATTCATCGATCAGAAAGAGGTAGCCAACTCACCTGTACAATATGGTGATATTGGTTTGCTGGCAGGTGATATCAAATACAAAGATGTAAATGGTGACGGAGTGATCAATAATGATGACATGGTCCCTATCGGTTTCCCGCAACAACCTGAGATCATTTATGGCTTTGGTGCATCGTTTGGTTATAAGCGCTTCGATTTTAGTTTTTATTTCCAGGGTGCGGCACGCAGTTCATTCTTCATTAACCCATGGAACATTCAACCTTTCTATTTGAATGGTGGTTATCAAAATAACCTGTTGAAAGTAATTGCCGATAATCATTGGTCAGAAGATAATCAGAATCCATACGCATTCTGGCCACGCCTCAGCACATGGAGAGTGAATTCAAATAATCAAACCTCTACATGGTGGCTACGTAATGGTGCTTTCTTACGCCTGAAAAGCGTAGATATGGGTTATACATTACCTGATTTCAAAGCTTTGAAATTAAAAGGCACACGTGTTTATTTCTCTGCAACCAATCTCTTTATCCTCAGCGGCTTTAAGCTGTGGGATGTGGAAATGGGCGGCAATGGATTAAACTATCCCATTCAATCTGTTTACAGCATGGGTGTGCAGCTGAACTTTTAA
- a CDS encoding DUF4959 domain-containing protein, which produces MKLIKLIVPSLLLTTFIVASCSKELETHTPISNDPTVPAQITDVTVLNGSGKATISYKLPNDPNLLYVKAVYTITTGKQYETKASYYNNSLVVEGFADTLEHEVKLYSVSRSEKQSPAVTVKIKPLTAPIWDVYRSIKIEDAFGGYNLTGVNASKANISIIVTKPNVFNEYEIDNNKSVYTNIDSILSKIRGLDTGNYRFGFLVIDRWGNKTDTMYKVVKPIFETQLDPTKFSSLVLPGDAPQVTNGAALQYAWDGRLGWPYTSFTNQVPGGSGPHMITFNTGALAKLSRIWIRPFPEGTRYYYLTTMKRFEIYGSDNPNLNGALDNTWKLLGSYTVKKPSGLPYGTDDANDQTTAAAGFSWEIDLSAPKVKYIRIRCLENFAGGTAQSINELKVYGDPR; this is translated from the coding sequence ATGAAACTGATTAAACTAATAGTTCCCTCTTTGCTTCTTACAACATTCATCGTTGCATCGTGCAGCAAAGAATTGGAAACACACACACCAATAAGTAACGACCCCACTGTGCCGGCACAGATCACTGATGTGACTGTTTTGAACGGCAGTGGCAAGGCAACCATCTCGTATAAGTTGCCAAACGATCCGAACCTGCTTTATGTGAAAGCTGTTTATACCATCACTACCGGAAAGCAATACGAGACAAAAGCATCGTATTACAACAATTCATTGGTGGTGGAGGGATTTGCAGATACACTGGAACATGAAGTGAAATTATATTCTGTCAGCCGTTCAGAAAAACAGTCGCCTGCTGTTACGGTAAAAATAAAGCCACTCACTGCACCTATCTGGGATGTATACCGCAGTATAAAAATTGAAGATGCATTTGGTGGCTATAATCTTACAGGCGTAAATGCATCGAAGGCAAACATCTCAATTATTGTTACAAAACCAAACGTATTTAACGAATATGAAATCGATAACAATAAAAGTGTGTACACAAATATAGACAGCATACTGTCGAAAATTCGTGGACTCGATACAGGTAATTACCGTTTTGGATTTTTGGTAATAGACAGATGGGGGAATAAAACTGATACAATGTACAAAGTTGTAAAACCGATTTTTGAAACCCAACTCGACCCAACTAAATTCTCCAGCCTTGTATTACCCGGCGATGCACCGCAGGTTACCAATGGAGCTGCGCTGCAATATGCGTGGGATGGAAGACTTGGCTGGCCGTATACAAGTTTCACCAACCAGGTTCCCGGTGGAAGTGGTCCGCACATGATCACGTTTAATACAGGCGCACTGGCAAAACTCAGCCGTATATGGATCAGACCTTTCCCTGAGGGAACACGCTATTATTATCTCACCACCATGAAGCGTTTTGAAATCTACGGTTCAGATAATCCAAACTTAAATGGAGCATTGGATAATACCTGGAAATTGTTGGGAAGCTATACAGTGAAGAAACCTTCAGGCTTACCTTATGGTACAGATGATGCCAATGATCAAACGACAGCAGCTGCTGGATTTAGTTGGGAAATTGATCTGTCTGCACCGAAAGTAAAATACATCCGTATCCGCTGTCTTGAAAATTTTGCAGGTGGTACGGCGCAAAGTATTAATGAACTGAAAGTGTATGGAGATCCCCGATAA
- a CDS encoding RagB/SusD family nutrient uptake outer membrane protein: MNTRIKYKVANKSLLFAAVLFVFTTTLNSCRKYLDVVPDNISTIDNAFKLRVEAEKFLFTCYSYLPKNGDGWYNAAMASADEIWLPQDDQTHWHAAFRIAQGQQNVADPYFNEWAGWRKGGTGNTRFDHQKIWNGIRNCNIFLENMADMTKVPDINPAERSRWIGEVLFLKAYYHYYMLRMYGPIPLIKENVAVEADPASSYVKRAPVDECVETIASWLDSSITLLPERIQNENTELGRITQPIALAVKAKLLVMAASPLFNGNPDFANFKDKDGVALFNPTVDPDKWEAARDAAKEAIDAAEANGFTLYYYKNDIHNLNTATKTQLNIRNAVTERWGSETVWGNAQMYFPNEALCMPPMTRGSNTNRFQLQGVWAPPIKIAKMFYTSNGVPIEEDKTFNFTNYDQLRTATAAEKYYIEPGFVTARLNFDREPRFYANLGFDGGIWYMKDGNATGSDNGTYYVKAKNVESAGFGHFTNWSETGYFVKKLVSWQSTTAGTAAPVWRSYPWPEVRLADLYLLYAEAENEVNPASATAILYVDKIRERAGLKGVVESWTNFSSTPGKYATQAGLRSIIHRERTLELMFEGQRFWDLRRWKEAPDELNKDITGWSVQGKTDGTYYKEKFIFSQRFVAPRDYFWPIGNYDTRRNPYLVENPGW; encoded by the coding sequence ATGAATACAAGAATCAAATATAAAGTTGCAAACAAAAGCCTGCTTTTTGCAGCAGTGCTCTTTGTGTTTACAACTACGCTAAATTCCTGCCGCAAGTATCTTGATGTGGTACCGGATAATATTTCTACTATCGACAATGCATTTAAACTGCGTGTTGAAGCAGAGAAATTTTTGTTCACCTGTTATTCTTACCTGCCAAAGAATGGTGATGGCTGGTACAATGCGGCAATGGCATCAGCTGATGAGATTTGGTTACCGCAAGATGATCAAACACATTGGCATGCTGCTTTCCGTATTGCACAGGGTCAACAAAATGTTGCTGATCCCTATTTTAATGAATGGGCAGGCTGGAGAAAAGGAGGTACCGGCAATACACGTTTTGATCATCAGAAAATATGGAACGGTATCCGCAACTGCAATATCTTTTTAGAGAACATGGCAGATATGACGAAAGTGCCTGATATCAATCCTGCAGAACGTTCACGCTGGATCGGTGAAGTATTGTTTTTGAAAGCCTATTATCACTATTACATGTTACGCATGTATGGTCCTATTCCGCTCATCAAAGAAAATGTTGCTGTGGAAGCAGATCCTGCAAGCTCTTATGTAAAACGTGCGCCGGTTGATGAATGTGTAGAGACAATTGCATCATGGCTCGACAGTTCAATTACATTATTACCGGAGCGTATTCAAAATGAAAATACGGAGTTGGGAAGAATTACACAGCCTATTGCATTAGCCGTAAAAGCGAAATTATTGGTAATGGCTGCAAGCCCGCTGTTTAATGGCAATCCTGATTTTGCAAACTTTAAAGACAAAGATGGTGTGGCGTTGTTCAACCCAACTGTTGATCCGGACAAATGGGAAGCAGCAAGAGATGCAGCGAAAGAAGCAATTGATGCAGCAGAAGCAAATGGGTTTACGCTTTACTATTACAAGAATGATATTCATAATCTGAATACAGCAACAAAAACACAATTAAATATTCGCAATGCTGTAACTGAAAGATGGGGTTCTGAAACAGTATGGGGTAATGCTCAAATGTATTTTCCGAATGAAGCATTGTGCATGCCGCCAATGACAAGAGGAAGCAATACAAACCGCTTTCAACTGCAAGGTGTGTGGGCACCGCCAATCAAAATTGCGAAGATGTTTTACACTTCTAATGGTGTACCTATAGAAGAAGATAAAACATTCAACTTTACAAACTATGATCAGTTGCGCACAGCTACAGCTGCAGAGAAATATTATATAGAGCCAGGGTTTGTAACTGCACGCCTGAACTTCGACAGAGAACCACGCTTCTATGCCAACTTAGGTTTTGATGGTGGAATCTGGTATATGAAAGACGGAAATGCAACAGGTAGTGATAATGGAACTTACTATGTAAAAGCAAAGAATGTAGAAAGTGCAGGCTTTGGTCATTTTACCAACTGGAGTGAAACAGGTTATTTCGTTAAGAAACTCGTTAGCTGGCAATCTACAACTGCAGGTACTGCAGCGCCGGTATGGCGTTCATATCCCTGGCCTGAAGTTCGACTTGCTGATTTATATCTTCTTTATGCTGAAGCAGAAAATGAAGTAAACCCTGCATCGGCCACAGCAATTTTATATGTTGATAAAATAAGGGAACGTGCCGGATTAAAAGGTGTTGTTGAATCATGGACAAACTTCTCCAGTACACCTGGTAAATATGCTACACAAGCAGGCTTGCGTTCAATCATTCATCGTGAACGTACACTTGAATTGATGTTTGAAGGGCAACGTTTCTGGGATCTGCGTCGTTGGAAAGAAGCGCCGGATGAGTTGAACAAAGACATTACCGGCTGGAGCGTACAGGGTAAAACAGACGGTACTTACTACAAAGAGAAATTTATTTTCAGTCAACGTTTTGTTGCACCACGTGATTATTTCTGGCCCATCGGCAATTATGATACACGTCGCAATCCTTACCTGGTAGAAAATCCGGGTTGGTAA